In Strix uralensis isolate ZFMK-TIS-50842 chromosome 7, bStrUra1, whole genome shotgun sequence, the following proteins share a genomic window:
- the EIF3F gene encoding eukaryotic translation initiation factor 3 subunit F, with amino-acid sequence MAATAPAPAPPAAAPAQSPTAAAPAAPAGNAPPTAAPPPTAAPAPPPPPPPQPAAPLSAALSGPFPGGRVVRLHPVVLASIVDSFERRNEGAARVIGTLLGTVDKHSVEVTNCFSVPHNESEDEVAVDMEFAKNMYELHKKVSPSEIILGWYATGHDITEHSVLIHEYYSREAHNPIHLTVDTSLQNSRMSIKAYVSAPMGVPGKTMGVMFTPLTVKYVYYDTERIGVDLIMKTCFSPNRVIGLSSDLQQVGSASARIQDTLTMVLQYAEDVLSGKVAADNTVGRFLMDLINQVPKISPEDFETMLNSNINDLLMVTYLANLTQSQIALNEKLLSL; translated from the exons ATGGCGGCGACAGCTCCCGCTCCGGCTCCTCCTGCGGCCGCCCCGGCGCAGAGCCCGAcggcggcggcgcccgccgcaCCGGCAGGAAACGCTCCCCCCACTGCCGCGCCGCCCCCGACCGCCGCTCCGGCACCGCCACCACCGCCGCCACCGCAGCCGGCCGCGCCGCTCTCGGCCGCGCTCTCAGGCCCCTTCCCCGGCGGCCGCGTGGTGCGGCTGCACCCGGTCGTGCTCGCCTCCATCGTGGACAGCTTCGAGCGGCGCAACGAGGGCGCGGCGCGGGTCATCGGGACGCTGCTGG GGACCGTGGACAAGCACTCGGTGGAGGTCACCAACTGCTTCTCCGTCCCTCACAACGAGTCCGAGGATGAG GTGGCAGTCGATATGGAATTTGCCAAAAACATGTATGAGTTGCACAAGAAGGTGTCTCCTAGCGAGATCATCTTGGGCTG GTATGCAACAGGTCATGACATCACGGAACACTCTGTCCTGATCCATGAGTATTACAGCCGGGAAGCGCACAATCCAATCCACCTCACTGTGGACACGAGTCTCCAGAATTCACGCATGAGCATTAAAGCCTATGTCAG tgccCCCATGGGAGTCCCTGGTAAAACTATGGGCGTGATGTTCACACCTCTAACAGTGAAATATGTTTATTATGATACAGAGCGGATAGGAG TGGACCTTATCATGAAGACTTGTTTTAGCCCTAATCGAGTGATTGGCTTGTCCAGTGACTTACAGCAGGTGGGGTCAGCGTCAGCCAGGATTCAGGATACCCTGACCATGGTGCTGCAGTATGCAGAGGATGTATTG TCTGGCAAAGTGGCTGCTGACAACACTGTTGGGCGTTTCCTGATGGATCTTATTAACCAGGTGCCAAAGATTTCACCAGAGGACTTTGAGACAATGTTGAACAGCAATATCAAT gaCCTACTGATGGTAACCTACTTGGCAAACCTCACACAGTCACAGATTGCTCTGAACGAAAAACTTCTGAGTTTATAA